The segment CTGCAACGGCGGCTGTGTGGTGCAGCCAAGCGGGCACCGGGTAGGCGCTTGCATGCGTTGCATGGGCTCATCTGCAGGCGTGACGTCCTGCGGGAAGCATGGAGGCGAGTGAGAGCGAACCGCGGCGCTGCGGGCATCGACGGCCAGTCGATCCGCGACGTCGAGCAGCGAGGCATCGAGAGCTTCCTCGAAGAGCTCGGTGAGCAGCTGCGCGCGGGCGAGTACCGACCGAGAGAGGTCCTACGTCGGTACATTCCGAAGGCCGATGGGAAGAGAAGGCCGCTGGGCATCCCGACGGTCCGAGACCGTGTGGTCCAGATGGCCGCGAAGCTGGTGCTGGAGCCGATCTTCGAGGCGGATTTCCTTCCGTGCTCGTACGGCTTCCGCCCCAAGCGGAGCGCGACGATGGCGCTCGAGGTGCTGCGCAAGCGCGGCGCCAAGGGTGGCCATCACGTGCTCGACGCGGACATCCGCGACTACTTCGGGAGCATCGAGCACGACAAGCTGATGAGGCTGGTCGCTCGGCGCATCTCGGATCGTCGAGTGCTCGAGCTGGTGAGGCAGTGGCTCGAAGCGGGTGTGATGGAAGACGGCGTCGTGAGCGCGACGGTGGCGGGCACGCCACAGGGCGGGGTGATCTCGCCCCTCTTGTCGAACATCTACCTACATGTGCTCGACGTGATGTGGACGCGCCACAGCGCCCCGCTTGGGACGCTGGTGCGCTACGCGGATGACTTCGTGGTGATGTGCCGCACCGCGAAGGAATGCGAGCAGGCCGAGGCGCGCATCAGGGTCATCCTGGCGCGGCTCGGTCTGGAGCTGCACCCGGACAAGACGAGACGAGTCGAGCTCTACGATGGCAAGCAGGGCTTCGACTTTCTCGGCT is part of the Pseudomonadota bacterium genome and harbors:
- the ltrA gene encoding group II intron reverse transcriptase/maturase; translated protein: MAATSGPDDPVGLVPSEEVRRLQRRLCGAAKRAPGRRLHALHGLICRRDVLREAWRRVRANRGAAGIDGQSIRDVEQRGIESFLEELGEQLRAGEYRPREVLRRYIPKADGKRRPLGIPTVRDRVVQMAAKLVLEPIFEADFLPCSYGFRPKRSATMALEVLRKRGAKGGHHVLDADIRDYFGSIEHDKLMRLVARRISDRRVLELVRQWLEAGVMEDGVVSATVAGTPQGGVISPLLSNIYLHVLDVMWTRHSAPLGTLVRYADDFVVMCRTAKECEQAEARIRVILARLGLELHPDKTRRVELYDGKQGFDFLGCHLHKRMSGTIWERERRRVYFLNRWPSQRAMKRVRQRVKELTPRSRCHADIREVIRDLNPVLRGWGNYFRTGNASRRFAQIDRYVVERLRSLRLERKGRYVRPGEAKTWTRESFENLGLHRLRGTIAYPEQPFWKQEAA